In Paenibacillus ihbetae, the following are encoded in one genomic region:
- a CDS encoding anti-sigma factor, translating into MMHTKHSPHEDDAVVSCPLYPEEKLADYAMNRLSEADRCAVERHLRHCEACARTTAEWQVILGEAGGFSGGLVQEASEGEIPGGFDAEPAFSTGKASDQTEPKPEPSQRLRKRLMRAAYARSLRKRAAAHRRYALQATAGAALLVLFAGLFAWKGAAGKEETFDHAVNQRIAHMQSADTERYAIQPVEPFYGSGSVWLKRGSGEMLIVVNGLYSLKEKDYQVWLQDEDELSSAGFMLVQGTQGRSYYYGFGAKKAKRIVVSMEPKGGSLRPTGPEAVLVEFEQE; encoded by the coding sequence ATGATGCATACAAAGCATAGTCCTCACGAAGATGATGCTGTCGTAAGCTGTCCGTTGTACCCGGAGGAGAAGCTGGCCGATTACGCGATGAATCGGCTGTCTGAAGCGGACCGTTGTGCAGTGGAACGCCATTTGCGGCATTGCGAAGCCTGCGCCCGGACGACCGCCGAGTGGCAGGTGATCTTGGGCGAAGCCGGGGGCTTCAGCGGCGGCTTGGTTCAGGAAGCCAGTGAGGGGGAAATCCCCGGCGGTTTCGATGCGGAGCCTGCATTCAGCACCGGGAAGGCATCCGATCAGACCGAGCCCAAGCCCGAGCCGTCCCAGCGGCTGCGAAAGCGGTTGATGCGCGCTGCTTATGCGCGATCCTTGCGCAAACGGGCAGCTGCCCATCGCCGTTACGCGCTGCAGGCAACCGCGGGTGCGGCCCTCCTTGTCCTGTTCGCCGGGCTGTTTGCCTGGAAGGGGGCTGCGGGCAAGGAAGAAACCTTCGATCATGCGGTGAATCAGCGGATTGCGCATATGCAGAGCGCCGATACCGAACGGTATGCCATTCAGCCGGTAGAGCCTTTCTACGGCAGCGGATCGGTATGGTTAAAGCGCGGTTCCGGGGAAATGCTGATTGTCGTTAACGGATTGTATTCCTTGAAGGAGAAGGATTACCAGGTATGGCTGCAGGATGAGGATGAGCTGTCGAGCGCAGGCTTTATGCTCGTTCAAGGGACGCAGGGCCGAAGCTATTATTACGGCTTTGGCGCTAAAAAAGCCAAGCGGATTGTCGTCAGTATGGAGCCT
- a CDS encoding RNA polymerase sigma factor, whose product MVGEHPAEWLAEIADGSAAAFGRFYDNYAQMVYRLALTMTKDPADAEDLCQDIFMEVLHKADQYDPDRGSVEAWLAVRTRSRAMDRLRRKQRMTVCDWNEEELPEPILFSERESVEVAALRRVELDQVKEALRAIPPLQRMAVYGSYVEQLSHREMADMMKRPVGTIKSLIRYGIHNVRRRLDAADPKEGGEAKHDAYKA is encoded by the coding sequence ATGGTGGGCGAGCATCCTGCGGAATGGCTTGCAGAGATAGCAGACGGATCGGCTGCGGCATTCGGGCGGTTCTATGACAACTACGCCCAGATGGTATATCGGCTGGCGCTGACGATGACCAAGGATCCGGCTGATGCGGAGGATTTATGCCAGGATATCTTTATGGAAGTGCTGCATAAGGCGGATCAGTACGATCCCGACCGGGGGAGCGTGGAGGCATGGCTTGCCGTACGTACGCGCAGCCGGGCGATGGACCGGCTCCGCCGCAAGCAGCGCATGACGGTGTGTGATTGGAATGAGGAGGAGCTGCCGGAGCCGATTCTGTTCAGCGAACGGGAATCCGTCGAGGTGGCCGCCCTGCGCCGCGTGGAGCTGGATCAGGTGAAGGAGGCGCTGCGGGCCATTCCGCCGCTGCAGCGCATGGCCGTATATGGCAGCTACGTCGAACAGCTGTCCCACAGAGAAATGGCGGACATGATGAAGCGCCCTGTCGGGACGATCAAATCGCTGATCCGCTACGGAATTCACAACGTGAGGCGGCGCCTCGACGCCGCCGATCCGAAGGAAGGGGGAGAGGCGAAGCATGATGCATACAAAGCATAG
- a CDS encoding NEW3 domain-containing protein: MKIAGKSIKSLSLLLLMMLGASLLTGGRPVFAAGEVTLYTPYTSISAPPGETINYPVEVKNNTGGVVTAPLQLNNLPDGWTAKLSGGGWQLKEVSVKPGEAESVTLEVTVPLKVNKGSYSFQLSAGSMGSLPLTVDITEQGTYQTELTTDQANLEGHADSTFTYTVNLQNRTASKQNYALQADAQAGWDVKFTSGGNQVSSVEIEPGANQSITVDVKPPAEVTEGTFKIPIRASNQSTSSELTLEAVITGSYGLELTTPTGLLSTSVIAGGSKTVELQVKNTGTADLSDINLSSEAPVDWEVTFNPKTIENLPAGQSTTVEAKLTASDKAIAGDYVTNMKASAAEASSDAQFRVSVKGSMLWGWIGVLIILAIIGGIYYLIRKYGRR, from the coding sequence ATGAAAATCGCTGGAAAGTCAATAAAATCGCTGAGCTTGCTGCTCCTCATGATGCTTGGCGCAAGCTTGCTGACGGGAGGCAGGCCGGTGTTTGCAGCCGGGGAAGTTACACTGTATACGCCATATACCTCCATATCCGCTCCGCCGGGAGAGACGATAAATTATCCGGTTGAGGTCAAGAACAATACCGGCGGCGTTGTTACGGCGCCGCTTCAATTAAACAACCTTCCCGACGGCTGGACAGCCAAGCTGAGCGGGGGTGGATGGCAGCTGAAGGAGGTATCGGTCAAGCCGGGAGAAGCTGAATCCGTAACGCTTGAGGTGACCGTTCCGCTCAAGGTGAACAAGGGCTCCTACAGCTTCCAGTTATCGGCCGGCTCCATGGGCAGCCTTCCGCTCACCGTAGATATTACAGAGCAGGGAACGTATCAGACGGAGCTGACCACCGACCAGGCAAATTTGGAAGGACATGCCGATTCCACCTTCACCTACACAGTGAATCTGCAGAACCGTACGGCCAGTAAGCAAAATTACGCGCTGCAAGCCGATGCCCAGGCAGGCTGGGACGTAAAATTCACCTCAGGGGGAAACCAGGTGTCTTCCGTAGAGATCGAACCGGGTGCGAACCAATCGATCACGGTTGATGTCAAACCGCCGGCTGAGGTTACAGAAGGAACCTTCAAGATTCCGATCCGGGCCTCCAACCAATCCACCTCGTCCGAGTTGACGCTGGAAGCCGTCATCACCGGTTCCTATGGGCTTGAGCTGACCACGCCGACCGGCCTCCTGAGCACGAGCGTGATCGCCGGTGGCAGCAAGACGGTCGAGCTGCAGGTAAAGAATACGGGAACCGCCGATCTGTCGGACATCAATTTGAGCTCCGAAGCACCGGTGGATTGGGAGGTGACCTTCAATCCGAAGACGATCGAGAACCTGCCGGCCGGCCAATCCACGACCGTGGAGGCGAAGCTGACCGCAAGCGATAAAGCGATCGCCGGTGATTATGTAACGAACATGAAGGCTTCCGCGGCCGAGGCCAGCTCGGATGCCCAATTCCGCGTTTCGGTGAAAGGCTCGATGCTGTGGGGCTGGATCGGCGTCCTGATCATCTTGGCCATTATTGGCGGCATCTACTATCTGATTCGCAAATACGGGAGGAGATAA
- a CDS encoding ABC transporter ATP-binding protein translates to MTETVIDIHELTKSYGKAKAVDRLSLRISRGEIFGLLGPNGAGKSTTILMLLGLSEPDSGTINVLGMNPTREPIPVKQRVGYLPDDVGFYEDRTGLENLMLTARLNGIPEDAARERAKLLLEQVGLDNAAHKKTGAYSRGMRQRLGLADVLVKSPEIIILDEPTLGIDPTGMEELLSLIRKLSREQNLTVLLSSHQLHQVQQICDRVGLFVRGRLLAEGDVPSLSRTLFADDPLLITADIEGLSPDLEESIRGIEGVHRLEIETVGQGAAVHQGAPSADGRCRLQIRCDTDCSPDIAGAIVGSGARLFALHRQEYGLDEIYHRYFAGGEPHGKGDDAKRSG, encoded by the coding sequence GTGACGGAAACGGTCATAGACATTCACGAGCTGACGAAGAGCTACGGCAAGGCGAAAGCCGTCGACCGCCTCTCCCTGCGAATATCGCGCGGCGAAATCTTCGGCCTGCTCGGTCCGAACGGGGCAGGCAAGTCGACCACGATCTTGATGCTGCTGGGGCTGAGCGAGCCCGATTCCGGAACGATTAACGTACTCGGCATGAATCCGACCCGAGAGCCGATTCCGGTTAAGCAGCGGGTCGGCTACCTCCCTGATGACGTCGGTTTCTATGAGGACCGCACGGGACTGGAGAACTTGATGCTTACCGCCAGGCTGAACGGCATCCCGGAGGATGCCGCACGCGAGAGGGCAAAGCTGCTGCTTGAGCAGGTCGGGCTGGATAACGCCGCCCATAAGAAGACCGGCGCTTATTCCCGGGGCATGCGCCAGCGTCTGGGGCTTGCGGATGTGCTCGTCAAGTCCCCGGAAATCATCATTCTTGACGAGCCGACCTTGGGCATCGACCCGACCGGGATGGAGGAGCTGCTCAGCCTGATTCGCAAGCTAAGCCGTGAGCAGAATCTGACGGTGCTCCTGTCCTCGCATCAGCTCCATCAGGTTCAGCAGATTTGCGACCGAGTCGGCCTGTTCGTCCGGGGGCGGTTGCTCGCCGAAGGCGATGTCCCCAGCCTGTCGAGGACGCTGTTCGCCGACGATCCGCTGCTGATTACAGCGGACATCGAAGGCCTATCGCCTGACCTGGAGGAGAGCATCCGCGGGATTGAAGGCGTGCATCGCCTGGAAATCGAGACTGTAGGGCAAGGGGCTGCGGTTCACCAAGGTGCCCCGTCCGCCGATGGCCGCTGCAGGCTGCAGATCCGGTGCGATACCGACTGCAGTCCCGACATTGCGGGAGCCATAGTCGGTTCCGGTGCGCGCCTGTTCGCTTTGCACCGCCAGGAGTACGGCCTTGATGAAATCTACCATCGTTATTTTGCAGGAGGTGAGCCTCATGGCAAAGGAGACGACGCCAAACGCAGCGGCTAA
- a CDS encoding ABC transporter permease, whose amino-acid sequence MAKETTPNAAAKLNGYASKAKAWLHSRRDMLRKPVRASGEGAADGGRRSRSMPGAFGVLVRKEVSDHIRSWRFILLLGIIALTCVASLYTALNSIRDALGSEDGVQEFVLLKLFTISDGTLPTFIGFVGFLGPLLGIGMGFDAVNSERNKGTLSRIMAQPIHRDDLLNAKFVASLIVISIMFLTLGFLTMALGTLIIGIPPTFEEFLRIISFLLVTIFYVGFWLNLSIMFSVRFRQPATSALSCIAVWLFFSFFYDMILQLIAKGIAPSAPTTTVQDVLNYQNLMMWLNRISPYTLFNEATTTLLVPSVRNLGPLTNEQVVGAIASPLPFGQSLLLVWPQITGLTALTLICFALSYVLFLRQEIRGRS is encoded by the coding sequence ATGGCAAAGGAGACGACGCCAAACGCAGCGGCTAAACTGAACGGCTACGCCAGCAAAGCGAAGGCATGGCTTCATAGCCGCCGAGACATGCTGAGAAAGCCGGTGCGCGCCTCCGGCGAAGGCGCGGCGGACGGCGGCCGCAGATCCCGCTCTATGCCCGGTGCCTTCGGCGTCCTTGTACGCAAGGAGGTATCCGACCATATCCGAAGCTGGCGCTTTATTCTGCTTCTGGGCATTATTGCCCTTACCTGCGTAGCCTCTCTGTATACGGCGCTGAACAGCATCCGGGATGCCCTCGGTTCGGAGGACGGCGTGCAGGAATTCGTCCTGCTGAAGCTGTTTACCATCTCCGACGGAACCCTGCCGACGTTCATCGGCTTTGTCGGGTTTCTCGGGCCGCTGCTCGGAATCGGCATGGGCTTTGATGCGGTAAACAGCGAGCGGAACAAAGGCACGCTCAGCCGGATCATGGCTCAGCCGATTCACCGTGACGACCTGCTGAACGCTAAATTCGTCGCATCCCTGATCGTCATCAGCATCATGTTCCTGACCCTCGGGTTCCTGACCATGGCGCTGGGAACCCTGATCATCGGCATTCCGCCGACCTTCGAGGAATTTCTGCGAATCATCAGCTTTTTGCTTGTGACGATCTTTTACGTCGGTTTCTGGCTGAATTTGTCCATAATGTTCTCGGTCCGCTTCCGCCAGCCGGCGACATCGGCGCTGTCCTGTATTGCGGTATGGCTGTTCTTCAGCTTTTTCTACGATATGATCCTGCAGCTGATCGCTAAGGGAATCGCGCCGAGCGCCCCTACAACCACAGTTCAGGACGTGCTCAACTACCAAAATCTGATGATGTGGCTGAACCGCATATCGCCTTACACCTTATTCAATGAAGCAACCACCACGCTGCTCGTCCCGTCGGTCCGAAATCTGGGACCGCTGACGAACGAGCAGGTGGTCGGAGCCATCGCGAGCCCCTTGCCATTCGGGCAAAGCTTGCTGCTCGTATGGCCGCAGATTACGGGACTCACGGCGCTTACCTTGATCTGCTTCGCCCTGTCCTACGTCCTCTTCCTCCGTCAAGAGATTCGAGGACGCTCGTAA